From the Lolium rigidum isolate FL_2022 chromosome 2, APGP_CSIRO_Lrig_0.1, whole genome shotgun sequence genome, one window contains:
- the LOC124692065 gene encoding serine/threonine protein phosphatase 2A 55 kDa regulatory subunit B beta isoform isoform X2, translated as MDPKSPDDRPQAAAPQPQPQPLEWRFAQVFGERGAGEDVQEVDIISAIEFDKSGDHLATGDRGGRVVLFERTDARGSASRTELERQDYPVARHPEFRYKTEFQSHEPEFDYLKSLEIEEKINKIKWGQTANNALFILSTNDKTIKYWKVQDKKVKRVSVMNLDASQSSDNGTTSSSSTSSSRGLLPNGGCASLRLPVVTGQDLNPVARCRRVYAHAHDYHINSISNNSDGETFISADDLRINLWNLEINSQSFNIVDVKPTNMEDLTEVITCAEFHPTHCNTLAYSSSKGAIRLIDLRQSALCDNHSKLFEEHEAAGSKSFFTEIIASVSDIKFARDGRHILSRDYMTLKLWDLNMDSGPVATFQVHEHLRPKLCDLYENDSIFDKFECCLSGDGLRVATGSYSNLFRVFGGSSGNTEATTLEASRNPMRRQVANPTRPARTLSSLTRAVRRGGENAGADGNGNSNDFSTKLLHLAWHPTENSIACAAGNSLYMYYA; from the exons TTGACATCATCTCTGCAATTGAATTTGACAAATCCGGTGACCATCTTGCCACTGGAGATAGAGGTGGTCGTGTTGTTTTATTTGAAAGAACTGATGCCAGGGGT AGTGCTAGTCGGACAGAACTTGAGAGACAAGATTACCCGGTGGCTAGGCATCCTGAGTTCCGCTATAAAACTGAGTTTCAAAGTCATGAACCGGAG TTTGACTACCTAAAAAGTTTGGAAATAGAGGAGAAGATAAACAAGATCAAGTGGGGCCAAACAGCCAACAACGCACTCTTTATCTTGTCTACAAATGACAAAACAATCAAGTATTGGAAG GTGCAAGATAAGAAAGTAAAACGAGTTTCAGTGATGAATCTGGATGCTTCCCAAAGTTCAGACAATGGTACAACTTCCAGTTCGAGTACCAGTAGCTCTAGAGGCCTTCTTCCGAATGGAGGATGCGCATCACTGCGCTTGCCTGTG GTTACAGGCCAAGATTTAAACCCTGTCGCTAGATGCCGGCGTGTATATGCACATGCCCATGATTACCATATTAATTCCATTTCGAATAATAG TGACGGCGAGACATTCATATCAGCAGATGATCTGCGAATCAATCTGTGGAATTTGGAAATTAACAGTCAGAGCTTTAATATTGTTGATGTGAAGCCTACAAACATGGAGGATCTAACTG AGGTGATTACATGCGCGGAGTTCCATCCAACTCATTGTAATACACTAGCCTATAGTAGCTCAAAGGGCGCTATCAGGCTTATTGACCTGCGGCAATCAGCACTGTGTGACAACCACTCTAAACT ATTTGAGGAGCATGAAGCAGCTGGATCGAAATCCTTTTTTACAGAGATAATTGCATCGGTTTCTGATATAAAGTTTGCAAGGGACGGAAGACATATTCTTAGTCGTGATTATATGACTCTCAAG TTATGGGATCTCAACATGGATTCAGGCCCAGTAGCAACATTCCAAGTTCATGAACATTTAAGGCCTAAG CTTTGCGATCTATACGAAAACGATTCTATCTTTGACAAATTTGAATGTTGTCTGAGTGGGGACGGTCTTCGTGTTGCGACGGGCTCTTATAG TAATTTGTTTCGTGTTTTTGGTGGTTCTTCTGGAAATACAGAGGCAACCACTTTAGAAGCAAGCAGAAACCCTATGAG GCGTCAGGTTGCTAATCCAACAAGGCCTGCAAGAACGCTGTCCTCTTTGACCCGTGCTGTGAGGAGAG GTGGTGAAAATGCAGGAGCTGATGGCAATGGGAACTCTAATGACTTCTCAACAAAGTTACTCCATCTTGCGTGGCACCCAACTGAGAATTCCATTGCGTGTGCTGCTGGAAATAGCTTGTACATGTATTATGCATAG
- the LOC124692065 gene encoding serine/threonine protein phosphatase 2A 55 kDa regulatory subunit B beta isoform isoform X1 encodes MDPKSPDDRPQAAAPQPQPQPLEWRFAQVFGERGAGEDVQEVDIISAIEFDKSGDHLATGDRGGRVVLFERTDARGSASRTELERQDYPVARHPEFRYKTEFQSHEPEFDYLKSLEIEEKINKIKWGQTANNALFILSTNDKTIKYWKVQDKKVKRVSVMNLDASQSSDNGTTSSSSTSSSRGLLPNGGCASLRLPVVVTGQDLNPVARCRRVYAHAHDYHINSISNNSDGETFISADDLRINLWNLEINSQSFNIVDVKPTNMEDLTEVITCAEFHPTHCNTLAYSSSKGAIRLIDLRQSALCDNHSKLFEEHEAAGSKSFFTEIIASVSDIKFARDGRHILSRDYMTLKLWDLNMDSGPVATFQVHEHLRPKLCDLYENDSIFDKFECCLSGDGLRVATGSYSNLFRVFGGSSGNTEATTLEASRNPMRRQVANPTRPARTLSSLTRAVRRGGENAGADGNGNSNDFSTKLLHLAWHPTENSIACAAGNSLYMYYA; translated from the exons TTGACATCATCTCTGCAATTGAATTTGACAAATCCGGTGACCATCTTGCCACTGGAGATAGAGGTGGTCGTGTTGTTTTATTTGAAAGAACTGATGCCAGGGGT AGTGCTAGTCGGACAGAACTTGAGAGACAAGATTACCCGGTGGCTAGGCATCCTGAGTTCCGCTATAAAACTGAGTTTCAAAGTCATGAACCGGAG TTTGACTACCTAAAAAGTTTGGAAATAGAGGAGAAGATAAACAAGATCAAGTGGGGCCAAACAGCCAACAACGCACTCTTTATCTTGTCTACAAATGACAAAACAATCAAGTATTGGAAG GTGCAAGATAAGAAAGTAAAACGAGTTTCAGTGATGAATCTGGATGCTTCCCAAAGTTCAGACAATGGTACAACTTCCAGTTCGAGTACCAGTAGCTCTAGAGGCCTTCTTCCGAATGGAGGATGCGCATCACTGCGCTTGCCTGTGGTA GTTACAGGCCAAGATTTAAACCCTGTCGCTAGATGCCGGCGTGTATATGCACATGCCCATGATTACCATATTAATTCCATTTCGAATAATAG TGACGGCGAGACATTCATATCAGCAGATGATCTGCGAATCAATCTGTGGAATTTGGAAATTAACAGTCAGAGCTTTAATATTGTTGATGTGAAGCCTACAAACATGGAGGATCTAACTG AGGTGATTACATGCGCGGAGTTCCATCCAACTCATTGTAATACACTAGCCTATAGTAGCTCAAAGGGCGCTATCAGGCTTATTGACCTGCGGCAATCAGCACTGTGTGACAACCACTCTAAACT ATTTGAGGAGCATGAAGCAGCTGGATCGAAATCCTTTTTTACAGAGATAATTGCATCGGTTTCTGATATAAAGTTTGCAAGGGACGGAAGACATATTCTTAGTCGTGATTATATGACTCTCAAG TTATGGGATCTCAACATGGATTCAGGCCCAGTAGCAACATTCCAAGTTCATGAACATTTAAGGCCTAAG CTTTGCGATCTATACGAAAACGATTCTATCTTTGACAAATTTGAATGTTGTCTGAGTGGGGACGGTCTTCGTGTTGCGACGGGCTCTTATAG TAATTTGTTTCGTGTTTTTGGTGGTTCTTCTGGAAATACAGAGGCAACCACTTTAGAAGCAAGCAGAAACCCTATGAG GCGTCAGGTTGCTAATCCAACAAGGCCTGCAAGAACGCTGTCCTCTTTGACCCGTGCTGTGAGGAGAG GTGGTGAAAATGCAGGAGCTGATGGCAATGGGAACTCTAATGACTTCTCAACAAAGTTACTCCATCTTGCGTGGCACCCAACTGAGAATTCCATTGCGTGTGCTGCTGGAAATAGCTTGTACATGTATTATGCATAG